A single region of the Triticum dicoccoides isolate Atlit2015 ecotype Zavitan chromosome 2B, WEW_v2.0, whole genome shotgun sequence genome encodes:
- the LOC119364236 gene encoding uncharacterized protein LOC119364236 — translation MSRSNRKSSSKGLDLKLNLSLPARGDSSNRVMADEESSPSSCLSSENEHGLQWSNSPEATSMVLAACPRCFIYVMLPQDDPRCPQCKSPVLLDFLQDNSNNNNSTNSNSRKSRRG, via the coding sequence ATGAGCCGCAGCAACAGGAAGAGCTCATCAAAGGGCCTTGACCTGAAGCTGAACCTCTCGCTGCCTGCAAGAGGGGACTCCTCCAACAGGGTGATGGCTGACGAGGAGTCGTCCCCGAGCTCATGCCTATCGTCGGAGAACGAGCACGGCCTGCAGTGGTCCAACAGCCCCGAGGCGACGTCCATGGTGCTCGCCGCCTGCCCTCGCTGCTTCATCTACGTCATGCTCCCCCAAGACGACCCTCGGTGCCCCCAGTGCAAGAGCCCCGTGCTCCTTGACTTCCTGCAGGACAATAGCAACAAtaacaacagcaccaacagcaaCAGCAGGAAGAGCAGGAGGGGGTGA